The Maridesulfovibrio sp. genomic sequence ATCCGATAAAGAAAGTCATGATTGTCGGTGGCGGTAATGTCGGTTCTTTGCTTGCTCAGGCACTGGACAGCAAAAAATATCATACCCGCCTCATTGACAGTGATGCTGCCCGCTGTGCTGATCTTTCCGAAACCCTTGACCGGGTAATTGTCCTTAACGGTGACGGCACAGATCAGGATCTGCTTAATGAAGAAAATGTTGGCGATCTTGATATGGTTATAGCCGTGACCGGTGATGAGGAAATGAACATCCTCTCTTGCCTGCTGGCAAAGAACCTCGGTGCGCGTAAAACTATCACCCGCATTAACAAATTTGCTTATATCCCGTTGATTGAGCCCATAGGTATCGATTATCTGGTCTGTCCGCGTCTTTCGGCAATTAACTCCATTCTGCATTTTGTGCGTCAGGGCAAGGTTATTTCAGCTGTATCCATTAAAGGCGAGGAAGCGGAAGCCCTTGAAGCCATCGCGCAGGAGCAGTCTGCAATTGTGGGTAAGCCGATTATGGAACTTAATTTACCCAAAGGGACGCTGATTCTCTGCTTTCAACGCGGTGATGAGGTTATCATTCCCACGGGAACAACTGTAATTGAGCCTAATGACCGTTTGCTGATAATCTCCACCCATAAGAATATTCCCAAGATTGAGAAGGCCCTCACTACCAAGCTGGAGCTTTATTAATGCGCTGGAAAATAGTTCTGCACATTATAGGGGCTTTGACTATTTGCGTAGGGCTGACCATGCTTTTCCCGTTGGGATTCTCCCTGTATTATCAGGATTCCGGGATTATGCCCCTCATTGAGTCATTCTGCCTGACCTGCATCTGCGGGCTGGCAATGTTCTTTCTTTTTAAGGACCGGGATGGCGCCAAAGGACTCAGTCACCGTGAAGGCATGGCAATTGTTGCACTTGGCTGGGTTTTTGCCGGTTTTTTCGGCAGTCTGCCGTTTTATTTCGGGGATGTTTTTAATTGTTACGTAGATTGCTTTTTCGAATCCCTGTCCGGATTTACCACCACCGGGGCTTCGGTGATGATGGATATTGAAAAGAATGCCAAAGGGATTCTTTTCTGGCGCAGCCTGACTCACTGGCTGGGTGGAATGGGGATCATCGTGCTTTCGCTTGCTATTCTGCCTTTCCTCGGAGTAGGGGGGATGCAGCTGTATAAGGCCGAAGTTCCGGGGCCGGTGCCAGATAAACTTAAGCCGCGTATCAAGGATACCGCGCTGGTGCTCTGGAAGGTGTACGTACTTTTTTCCGCTATTGAAGCTGTTCTACTCATGTTCGGCGGTATGGACCTTTTTGATTCTCTCTGTCACACCTTCGGCACTCTTGCCACCGGGGGATTCTCCACTAAAAACTCTTCTGTGGCTTATTTCCAGAGTGCCTACATAGATTATGTAATTACTTTTTTCATGCTGGTTGCGGCGGTCAACTTCAGTCTGCATTACCAGATGATCAAAGGGCGCCCCCTCCTGCTCTGGAAAGATCCGGAATTTAGATTTTTCGGTATCATAACCCTTGCTATCATGGCCATCATTACCGTTTTTGTTTACTCGGCCACCAATTATGATTCCATTGCAGATTCTTTTCGCTATACTTCATTTCAGGTAGCTTCCATTATCAGTACTACCGGGTATGCTACTGCGGATTATGAAATCTGGCCTGCTGTGGCGCAAGGTTTGCTGCTTCTCTGTATGTTTCTCGGCGGCTGTGCCGGTTCCACCAGTGGCGGTATGAAACATTTGCGCATCATGCTGCTTTTGAAACAGGCTTATCAGGAAGTTTTCCGTATTATCCACCCTCGCTCCGTCAACCGGGTT encodes the following:
- a CDS encoding TrkH family potassium uptake protein; this encodes MRWKIVLHIIGALTICVGLTMLFPLGFSLYYQDSGIMPLIESFCLTCICGLAMFFLFKDRDGAKGLSHREGMAIVALGWVFAGFFGSLPFYFGDVFNCYVDCFFESLSGFTTTGASVMMDIEKNAKGILFWRSLTHWLGGMGIIVLSLAILPFLGVGGMQLYKAEVPGPVPDKLKPRIKDTALVLWKVYVLFSAIEAVLLMFGGMDLFDSLCHTFGTLATGGFSTKNSSVAYFQSAYIDYVITFFMLVAAVNFSLHYQMIKGRPLLLWKDPEFRFFGIITLAIMAIITVFVYSATNYDSIADSFRYTSFQVASIISTTGYATADYEIWPAVAQGLLLLCMFLGGCAGSTSGGMKHLRIMLLLKQAYQEVFRIIHPRSVNRVKLGKTVVKPETMNDILGFCVLWLFLFVLCGLVVAATGVDVVSSFAASLACIGNIGPGIGSVGPTENYAHIPEIGKWALIFSMLLGRLEIYTVIVLCVPEFWRK